ACAAAAATTATTATCCTAACAGACGAAACTCTTACTATACATGCATACGTCATCTATCAATAATTATTTGAACTTTTTAACAATTGAACCTGCCAAAAGttcataatattcatatataagatAACGGTCCCAGTCTTCGTCAAATAAGGACACATCTCACCTGAGAACATCGACCATTCTCAATTCTAAACAGTTTCTTGCAATCCATGTTGATGAAAACATATTCAGATGCTTTTATTACTTATTGCAGTGTAATTAGTTAAGGAATTAAATCTGAAAATTAAGATtagaatattcaaaataaaagtttaaaactAATAGCTTTTATTCGCATTCGAAAGTAAAACTGGCGCGGACTGGGTCATTAACGAAGATATGTACGTACCgctacattatatatgtatgtacatacatatgtagtatacatactATAAAATTATGATTCTGAAACAATTTAGGTAAATGctacatacaaaaaaatgcgatttACCACAAAAGCGATCCTATTTTCATatccattttttttgtacattcatatatagagACATCTGTATtctaataaaatcaacaaaaaatataaaaattttcaaattctaaGGGCAATTTTcatgattttaattataattatattaataaaaccgAGTTTTTAAAGATGTctgtaaattgtaaataataaagtaaCCTCTTCTATGAATGTCTATGCTACCCGTAAATCGAAATTCCATATTTCAACTGATTTTGTTTGAGTGCTCTCCCCAAATTCTTTCTTCAATCATTAAAATGGGCGCTTTAcctattttttgataaacttactgTTTATTAGTTAACCAAGTTGATACATATGCATTGATTGATATCCTGTGTTCACATCAAACAAAATTATTCTGTTTTTCCATAATATACcccaattttctttttaattcgatagcgagagatgaatataaatatgtatgtatgtatgtacatatgtagtttttcattaaaattccaTAAAGGACACCAAATGGTTGCCTAAATTTGCTtagaacaaaaaaatcacgactGCCCGGTATATTATTAGCAtcgattaattgttatttcaaattgattttttttctctatagTTAATAATCAGgttcacaaaaaaatatttttactaactaAATATCTGATCAATTGTGTTCCAAAGTCTAccgtattttcttttatatgtatatgtaaagtgCGCTGTATTTAATGATACTAATTATTTGATTAGGAATatgttatacaatatacataaacacaaaaaaaatgtataattactttttagagatttaatttttaaataaaccatcaaaatatttaaaatttcagactccaaattggaataaaattattgatgtCGATTTGTTCTTAACAAATTTACCCattcacataaaaaatatatacatatttaatttccctaaaatatacaatgttgaaatggaaattttaatataatttgtattactCAAATACTCAacgatatgtatttttttttttaatatacaattttcatatcattgtttatttaaaagaaaattttaattgatttcagCAATGTCACTGGACGAGACAAGACAGTCACAAAGACCATACCGTTACGGTATGGTTTTGCTTTGCATTGGTGCACTGATTAACTGGTTAGGACTAGCGGAACATTATGCTGAGCCAGTGAGGTACATAGGCGTTGCATGCATCATAGCCGGAGCACTGCTCATTTGTGCTGCCATGTGTTGCTGGTTACAAGCTCCAATGACAAGACCTCAACAACAAAATCAGCAGGTAAAACttgatcaatttaattaaaaattcatacataaagTTATAGTTATAATAATCTTAGCCTTAATATGTACAGGACTCactgttgtttttgtttttcttttttcagaTAGATGATCCTATTCATGTAATAACAGTTCCAGATGAAGAAGTAATGCAACAAAAGCCTCCAGATTACGATTCAGTTGCTGGAGCTCCACCCACATATGATGATGCCATAAAACTCGACCCAAGTTACTTATTGCCATCGGTGCATTTACCGAGTCACAGTAATCATAGGATTGGAGAAAGATCACCATCTCGCAGCATTTCTAGAAATTTGAGAAACGATCAAACCTTATCTAATGCAGCTATCAATACTCTTTTACGATCATCTAGCAATGTTGGAAGAGAATCTATTCCGGGACAATTAGAGGGTGTTATTACAGAAATTCCAagcaatacaatacaaataccaCAAACACCGCCTCCTCCATATCGACCATCCCGAACAATCAGATGAAAAATTCGTTTTCGTATTCaggatttgtattaaattaaccATATTGCATCAAATTCTTCACATATCATTATTACAAAGCTCCAAGATTGGTTCCGAACGTGTCGAAGCAATATGTGTTCTCGAGAACAACAATTATATTAATTGATGTGAATAGAATTacacattatgtatattttgtacattaaaaaaacaccCTAATTGTTTGATACACTATAATATATTTCTTAATTTTGAGGTGGAGCATGTAGCTCCCTTACTGCACGTGCAATATTAAATGTACGTTAATGCTTTTCTTCAAGTTAGGCTTTCTCGGATATGTTGTCGCTATAGTTGCTATTTAATATTGTTAGAATATATGCGTTAAACTAGTCTAAATTCTCCTTTGACCTATTCACTGATTTTATACTTGttacaaattttaattgaaaccaaTTCAAGCATGTCAATTTTCcattatttcttttaatatttttacaatcgTGGTAAGTATATTTGATgatgttgaaatttcaacttGTTTTTGGATGAAAAATGCTGCAGGAAtcttgatatgtttgttttataagtctgtaaaataacattttttttaatgggaccaaacatatttaattcaaaatatgttatttattcatacatacatgtttacggTGGTGTAGTTAAGAAGTATGCACTGATTAATTTAGAATA
The nucleotide sequence above comes from Arctopsyche grandis isolate Sample6627 chromosome 4, ASM5162203v2, whole genome shotgun sequence. Encoded proteins:
- the LOC143910952 gene encoding uncharacterized protein LOC143910952 isoform X2, translated to MERYFDDGAMSLDETRQSQRPYRYGMVLLCIGALINWLGLAEHYAEPVRYIGVACIIAGALLICAAMCCWLQAPMTRPQQQNQQIDDPIHVITVPDEEVMQQKPPDYDSVAGAPPTYDDAIKLDPSYLLPSVHLPSHSNHRIGERSPSRSISRNLRNDQTLSNAAINTLLRSSSNVGRESIPGQLEGVITEIPSNTIQIPQTPPPPYRPSRTIR
- the LOC143910952 gene encoding uncharacterized protein LOC143910952 isoform X3; this encodes MDTLAMSLDETRQSQRPYRYGMVLLCIGALINWLGLAEHYAEPVRYIGVACIIAGALLICAAMCCWLQAPMTRPQQQNQQIDDPIHVITVPDEEVMQQKPPDYDSVAGAPPTYDDAIKLDPSYLLPSVHLPSHSNHRIGERSPSRSISRNLRNDQTLSNAAINTLLRSSSNVGRESIPGQLEGVITEIPSNTIQIPQTPPPPYRPSRTIR
- the LOC143910952 gene encoding uncharacterized protein LOC143910952 isoform X1 codes for the protein MYNCEMCCKGCCGFFKKLCGAMSLDETRQSQRPYRYGMVLLCIGALINWLGLAEHYAEPVRYIGVACIIAGALLICAAMCCWLQAPMTRPQQQNQQIDDPIHVITVPDEEVMQQKPPDYDSVAGAPPTYDDAIKLDPSYLLPSVHLPSHSNHRIGERSPSRSISRNLRNDQTLSNAAINTLLRSSSNVGRESIPGQLEGVITEIPSNTIQIPQTPPPPYRPSRTIR